In Anthonomus grandis grandis chromosome 17, icAntGran1.3, whole genome shotgun sequence, the DNA window AAAATGtccaaaaataatgaaaaaaaattcaattcctCATTTTAAACAGgtaagttatgatttttttcaaaaaatggtttaaataaaatttactgtcaagtttaaaaattcatataaacatTCACCAAAGACCAGTTTAAAATTACTGGGATTATAAACAGTTCTATTGGCATTCGATGAAAGAAGACCAGAAGTAAATTGATCTATTATTTGTCGAGTTATAAaggtttttcagaaaattagcctaagtttaaaaattcctaaaaaattcaaatcaagaccaatttacttaaaatttactAGGCGTATAACCGGTTCTATTGATAATCTATGTATACAAccttaagtaaattggtctaatactttttaagttatgaaagtttttcaaaaaatggttttaaaaatgtaccctcaagtttaaaaattcaaattaagaccaatttacttgaaatttccTGAGATTATAATTGGTTCAACTGATATTCGATGTACGAAGGCCTTCAGTGAACTTgtgtattatttttgaaattatgaaattttttcaagaagtGGTCCAAAAAAGCTAGTCtaaggtttaaaaattaataaaaaattcaaatcaagaccaatttacttgaaatttactAGGATTATAAACGGTCCAGTTGACAATCGACGTGCGCAGACCCTAAGTAAATTCgtctattatatttaaattataaacgttttttaaaaaaatttcccttaaatttaaaaaattgcaacaaatttaaataaagaccaATTTACCTGAAATTTAGTGAGATTGTAAAGCGTTTTCTTGACGATAGATGGGAGAAGTCCATAAATAAATTGgtcaaatattttctaaattatgaGAGTTTTTCTGAaagtggtccaaaaaaattaatctcaagtttaaaaattcgtaaaaaattcaaatcaagaccagTTCGTTTGAAACTCACTGGGATCATAAAGCACTTTATTGGCAATCGATGTAAGAAGACCTTAAGTAAATTAGTCTATTATTTTTGAACCTATGaaagttttttaacaaattgtctaaataaaatttagtattaaaattaaaaattcaaattaagacCCATGCAAAAATTACGCTGGAATCAAAATTGTCCAGTTAAGGTACTTTTTGACTCAGGATCACAGtttttatatagaattaatCTACATAAGAGTTCCCTATAATTTAAATACCCTAAACAACTGAGAAGTAATATGAGAAAACGTCCAAGAATaacgaaaaaaatcgaaatttgtttcaaaaactcCAAATCTGAAGAGAACCGGGACTTGCTGGGTAAAACTGGTGCTAACTCAGTAATTATTAGACCCACAAAATGGTTCGTATATggaattatttcttaaaaaacgcTTTTGCTTTGAGTGTAACCCCCATGTAAGTAGCTCGAAAATTTGTCAAGTTATCCTCAAAAAACTAGGGAACTAGGAAACTCTGAAACCGAAATTGCTCTAGTAAACCCAATTTGCAACCcagaaccattttttttacatcaaaTCGATCTCCAGAGAACCTTGCAATATATTGTAAAGAAATCACGAAAATATCTTACTTGGCTTATACACTATGAACTATTTCCTCACTAAATACTCGAAGATGGCTAATAATAACCAAACTGAAATTGTccatttattatcaattttaggTGGAATACACTTACCCACGCGTCAGAGAATCCATCGTGGCCTTCGTACCGTTCAACTACGCGCCGAATAACTTCCTAAGGTTCCATCTCTGGAACAGACTTTCGAATTTATATGCAACAGGCACACTCATGATAATATTCTACTTAATATCCAAGTTCCGGAAATCCAGATTGCTGTCAGATTCAGACGCTTTACTCTTATTATTCGCTTTGATCTCTGGCCAGGGATGCTCCTATAGGAAAACGAGGTCCCTGGGGGTAACATTCATCCTGATTTTACTAACGTCCAGTTTGATTAATTACGCTTTGCTCGCGTTACTACCCAGAGACCTAACAATAGCTGAGAGACCAGTAGCTCCGCTTACCATCGCGGATATTACTTATAAGGAAACTTATCCTATAAGACTATCAAACAGTTATCGCGAGCTTATGTCCAAGGTGCTAGACCCGGATATTTACAAGGTTTTAAACGAAACCCGGTTCAATTCCACCGGTGTAAACAGCCATTTTGAGCTGCACAAGGATTTAGAAACTTGTCAGAATCAAGCGTATTTACTGGTAAATTCTTTTGCGGTTTTGGCAGTAAGAAAGAACTTCCTGAAAAACCGGATGTGCGGCATCGTCTTAACCGAGGTGATCATGCCCGCATGGAACATTTACCCTTTCAGTTATGGCTCGCCGTTATTGGGTAAAATCAATAAGATCTTAAGTAGGATGAGCTCGGCAGGCCTGATGGTCCACTTTGAACAACAATTTAACTTAAGAATTGTTAAGTACTACTTTCACCCCAGGTATTACCCGTTAAAAGTAGCGTTTCTAAAGTCTGCACTACTCGTGCTACTTGCAGGTTATCTGATCGCTTTCATGGTCTTTATCATGGAATTGTTAATGTTTAAGTTGCATCGTAGAGCAAAAAGGGAGCAAATACGTTAAAATAGTCATAGATGTATTGTGAACACCCCGATATGTATGTAATGGTATTTACACAAAcaggaaaacaataaaaaataaacccaaAATGACTTTCAATCAAATGCCTTAAAGAAATGgtttaaatgcctaaaagatCCAgtcaattattcaaatttttgtatctTAAAGTGCcactaaaaaatgtaattcacTTAAACAAACATATAAAACCCATTGCTCCTTACTTTCCtccaacatttattaaaaaaattaagaatctATTATCAAATATTGTCAGTGTTACTTAGCTATCAAACTGGGCGTCCATAAGGATAGTTTTGTTAATTAGTCCCTCATTATCTAACTTAACATCATTCCAACATTCCTCGAAATTATCAGAGAAACTTTTGACCACATTTCGGTTTGTGTTAAACACAAGCATTTCATAGTTGTTAGTTGGTGAGGTTGATGTAAAGTTCATCGAGCCAGTACACAAAAATCCTTCTCCTGTTCGTTCATCATAATCTTTCACCATAAATTTGTGGTGCATAATGGTGTCCATTGAAGAGCTGGTACCAATAAAAAACTGATATTCTATCCCTAACAAAAAGGATAGAATAATACAAGAGTAATTGACATAGTGGGAACTTACCTTCGCGGATAAGGCTAGAAATTTGATCCCTACAGCCCTCTATATGCGCAAAATTGCATAAAATTCTCACTTTCACCCCGCGTCTCTTAGCCTTAACCAGCTCCACATAAATCAGATTCACACTGATTAACATAAAGGCCACATCCAAGGTGTGTCGAGCtgtttgaataaaatatatcaCAGGGGCATATAGGTCTTCGTAAATCTTCTCTGCACGGGGGGCCATCAGATTTTTATTGGGAAACCATCCAGAAATCCCTTCGTTCGCTTTATAAGTGATAACGCAGTTGTGTCTCTCGACAAACACTTGTTCTTCTGCTAGGAACTGTTTTAACTGCTCTCTGTACTTAAATAAGGACCTCCACGCGTAATAGGGAATTATTAAGCACGTCACGGAAGTTATAATTGTGTATTTATGCTGAAATATATCGGCATAATTCgttaaaaacattgtttttttggttttgtggtcatagattaatacttcttTAAGCTAAGgtaaatattgatatttcaaatattctaaCCTCAAATTATCGACTAAAAGTCACTTGTCAATCTTTGACAGGGAAGTGGGGGTATCGGCCTTGTCGTGACGTCACTGtcctctatattttttttaatttttgtgataaaATTAGTACAAATTAAACCTTTTCAGGCCAATTAATAGTAAACTAATTTAACCTAACGCTATTAAAATTAGAAGCCGGTTGAAACCAGTTTAATCATATTGATTTATATTAAGGTCCAACCAGGGTACCACAGCATCTACATCTGGTATACGATAGTACCACTAGTGGCTACGCACTATCGTAGACCGGCTtgagttatttaattaatttaacatcctggttttaaattaaaattgtgaaaaatggtGGAACACAGTGAGGAATCTGTGCCGGCTTACCTCGTGCTGGAAAACGGGGTAATTCTCGCGGGAAAATCGTTCGGCGCAAAAAAACCGATCGACGGGGAAGTTGGTAAGTAGTAAACAGCATGTTTTTCGAGTACACGTGGTTTTGATACTATTTGAAGCAAAGGTCGTTTGtgtttcttttatatatatatggatttgtactttattttttaatagggtATGGTGTATAGGCATCGGATTATTTTATATCTTATAATatgagaaacaaaaattaaattataaaaacagtaaACAAATGACGAGTGGGCAGTGTTGCCAATACAGCCTTCTTAATCCTATAATCTATAGCCCTCAATTGCCTTATTCTAAGTCAAACCCACATAATATGctttattaatcaaatataccataaaacttaaataacttACCcgtaatttttacattaaaactgatttgttatttcaatttattttaatgtatggCAACTGCGCTTCCTAAGCTGATTAGCGTCAGTTGTCAACAAGGTATTATGGGAATAGGAACTTGGTTGCTAGGCAACACCTGTCATAAgttaatataaacatataattacattttatttttatttacctctCAATATGTATTATATTCAGATGGAATATATTAGGAAAGTAAtgattatgaaaattatttgtGACAATAAAGTGATAAAACGAGCAAAAACATTTAACTGGAAACATGCCATAGCAAAAGAGGTCCATTTCTCACTCATACATAAcccaactttttttaaattttgagtaaAAGAGCAATTTCCTCCCTGCAGTGCCATAAAACAAGCAGGCGAATCTCTTAAGTAACTCCATTAATCTTAATGTTTCCATTCATAAATTGCCAATCAAAAATTTCAGTATTCCAAACTGGTATGGTGGGGTATCCAGAGTCCTTGACTGACCCGAGTTACCACTCTCAACTCTTAGTATTGACTTACCCCCTGATTGGCAATTATGGCATTCCCGAAGAGAAACTGGATGAGAATGGCTTACCTtagtaagtttttaattatcaaaCATTTCTCTTccttattttcaagtttttt includes these proteins:
- the LOC126746372 gene encoding mitochondrial cardiolipin hydrolase, yielding MFLTNYADIFQHKYTIITSVTCLIIPYYAWRSLFKYREQLKQFLAEEQVFVERHNCVITYKANEGISGWFPNKNLMAPRAEKIYEDLYAPVIYFIQTARHTLDVAFMLISVNLIYVELVKAKRRGVKVRILCNFAHIEGCRDQISSLIREGIEYQFFIGTSSSMDTIMHHKFMVKDYDERTGEGFLCTGSMNFTSTSPTNNYEMLVFNTNRNVVKSFSDNFEECWNDVKLDNEGLINKTILMDAQFDS